A single region of the Gossypium arboreum isolate Shixiya-1 chromosome 12, ASM2569848v2, whole genome shotgun sequence genome encodes:
- the LOC108478007 gene encoding uncharacterized protein LOC108478007: MSSKHEILDNRPIDKWKVIELKEELKRRKLTTRGLKKDLVKRLDEAIRAERENNTANEADNGFNYDEGVEKAMPSIVEKVEDDGGSGLKLKDDVIDCATASGHGVVQTEITLAHTLVTEVPVVGQNLQISKLEENVNSNIQVENDGPKLEVERDDPKAQLGNEVGMRASSALNNQVSEINTISTDSVSGNEKIELKDTVIDDNAKQSLDVLPMDDEQPLENKASVDERDDKNDTTTNISSKNDSGEMWYSEKLNLDRSSADESMEEDLLETKQIDPKCTSDEIGENSVENEEGMPVVVRDGSSTDRKDVFVVPAEKRKFYDDEAIGNIEATKRHKWNSDNLQVVVQQATNHTVTNNTSEDSPGERLVPPSQKPPSTSLRVDNFLRPFTLKAVQQLLGKTGIITSFWMDHIKTHCYVTYLSVEEAIETRNAIYNLQWPPNGGRLLVAEFVDPHEVENRVESPPPTTTVTDNCGCTAHQQQVSEQQPLSPPPPEEPDSPMLTLDDLFRKTKATPKIYYLPLSEEQVAAKQATHYRHTKHW, encoded by the exons ATGTCATCAAAGCACGAAATACTTGATAATCGACCAATTGATAAATGGAAGGTTATAGAGTTGAAAGAAGAACTCAAGAGACGGAAGTTGACAACTCGAGGCTTAAAAAAGGACTTGGTAAAACGGTTAGATGAAGCTATTAGGGCAGAAAGGGAAAACAATACTGCAAATGAGGCAGATAATGGTTTTAATTATGATGAAGGGGTCGAGAAAGCAATGCCAAGTATTGTAGAGAAAGTTGAAGATGATGGTGGTAGTGGGTTGAAGTTGAAGGATGATGTTATTGATTGTGCGACTGCTTCGGGTCATGGAGTAGTTCAGACTGAAATAACACTTGCCCACACTCTGGTAACGGAGGTACCAGTGGTTGGACAAAATTTGCAGATCTCGAAACTAGAAGAAAATGTGAATTCTAACATCCAAGTGGAGAATGATGGTCCGAAGCTTGAGGTGGAGAGGGATGATCCCAAGGCTCAGCTGGGGAATGAGGTTGGCATGCGTGCCTCTTCTGCTTTGAACAATCAGGTATCTGAGATCAACACTATTTCTACTGATTCTGTGTCAGGTAATGAAAAGATTGAACTAAAGGATACCGTAATTGATGATAATGCGAAACAAAGCCTAGATGTTTTACCGATGGATGATGAACAACCACTTGAGAACAAGGCATCTGTTGATGAGAGAGATGACAAGAATGATACAACTACAAACATAAGCAGTAAAAATGACAGTGGAGAGATGTGGTACTCTGAGAAATTAAATTTAGATAGAAGTTCTGCCGATGAATCAATGGAGGAAGATTTGCTTGAAACTAAGCAAATTGATCCAAAATGTACTTCTGATGAAATAGGAGAAAATAGTGTGGAAAATGAGGAGGGAATGCCTGTTGTTGTACGAGATGGTTCATCTACAGACAGAAAGGACGTCTTTGTTGTTCCTGCTGAGAAAAGAAAGTTTTATG ATGATGAAGCTATTGGGAACATTGAGGCTACGAAAAGACATAAATGGAACTCTGATAATTTACAAGTTGTAGTGCAGCAAGCCACTAATCATACAGTGACCAACAACACTAGTGAAGATTCACCCGGAGAACGACTTG TTCCACCTTCACAAAAACCTCCGAGCACTTCACTTAGAGTTGATAATTTTCTTCGGCCTTTTACCTTGAAAGCGGTGCAACAACTTTTAGGCAAAACTGGGATAATTACAAGCTTCTGGATGGACCACATTAAGACCCATTGTTATGTTACA TATTTATCTGTGGAAGAAGCAATAGAGACACGAAATGCCATTTATAACCTGCAATGGCCACCTAATGGGGGTCGTCTGTTGGTGGCTGAATTTGTTGATCCTCATGAAGTTGAAAATCGGGTGGAAAGTCCACCACCAACTACAACTGTCACCGACAACTGTGGTTGTACTGCTCATCAACAACAGGTTTCTGAACAGCAGCCTCTTTCACCACCTCCTCCAGAGGAACCGGATTCTCCTATGCTAACCCTTGATGACCTATTTCGAAAAACCAAAGCAACTCCTAAGATCTATTATTTGCCTCTGTCAGAAGAACAAGTTGCTGCAAAGCAAGCTACACATTACAGACACACCAAACACTGGTGA